The following coding sequences are from one Electrophorus electricus isolate fEleEle1 chromosome 22, fEleEle1.pri, whole genome shotgun sequence window:
- the LOC118240593 gene encoding uncharacterized protein LOC118240593: MDQPAGWSFYWSRHTQNPENETNTAANSYNISSVAPSDGGQYWCRAGRGNPVYYTNYSDALWVNVTAGDSSSLGLGGLAVGLSLVVFFILLTLLWCYKTKKESPCRCIGSQSDINQTSDQTQRESGEAAHIYDTAEPADRSSTDEPADDLSDVTYAQVMKYNKKSRNKDTGAGPSEVIYAEIKLKPKQEEQCVLRAEAGHTERLLRNSTDCWETEFILLCYSLKLLQDQEFKPSYPSVHSFIWFKHILNDHVRYSCLQQEGVL, from the exons atGGACCAGCCTGCTGGATGGAGCTtttactggtccagacacacacagaaccctgagaatgagaccaacactgcagcaaactcctacaacatcagctcagtggcgccctctgatggaggccagtactggtgcagagctggcagaggaaacccagtctactacacaAACTACAGTGATGCACTGTGGGTAAACGTTACTG CTGGTGATTCCTCTTCTCTTGGCCTGGGTGGTTTGGCTGTGGGACTGAGTTTGGTCGTGTTCTTCATCTTACTGACCCTGCTGTggtgctacaaaaccaaaaaag AATCTCCGTGTCGCTGTATTGGGAGTCAGTCAGACATtaatcagacatcagatcagacccagagagagtcaggag AAGCTGcccacatatatgacacagctgagccagcagacaggagcagcacag ATGAACCTGCAGACGacctcagtgatgtcacttatGCTCAGGTCATGAAATATAACAAGAAAAGCAGGAATAAAG acactggtgCTGGACCCAGTGAAGTCATTTATGCTGAGatcaaactgaaaccaaaaca AGAAGAGCAGTGTGTACTCAGAGCtgaggcaggacacacagaaag gttgttgaggaacagcacagactgctgggaaacagagTTCATCCTCCTGTGTTACTCACTCAAGCTGCTACAAGACCAGGAGTTTAAACCCTCTTATCCaagtgttcattcatttatttggtttaaacacattttaaatgatcatgtcAGATACTCATGTCTACAACAGGAAGgtgttttataa
- the LOC118240636 gene encoding Fc receptor-like protein 5, which yields MVSVSLSCEGQSDSTGWRVRGYTHSGSVSDCSSLWGSVTGSTCTIRYLYTYHTGVYWCQSESGGSSNPVNITVHNLPTNTLTVEPQSPVFTGESVTLKCEVQGYDGWTYQWGYKKKAQSQWTTVSQSVFDTVNRDTLTISRDAVVNGDQYQCRGARNNRPTTSQYSNIVTLTVHVKPTPELTSSLTGAALVGNPVTLHCKLDQSAGWSFYWSRHTQNPENETNTAANSYNISSVL from the exons ATGGTGTCCGT ctcactgagctgtgagggacagagtgattctactggatggagagtgagaggatacacacacagtgggagtgtGTCAGATTGTTCATCACTCTGGGGATCAGTTACAGGATCTACATGCACCATCAGATACCTCTACACATAccacactggagtgtactggtgtcagtctgaatctggagggagcagcaatcctgttaacatcacagtgcaca atttacCCACAAATACACTGACTGTGGAGCCTCAGAGTCCcgtgttcactggagagtcagtcactctgaagtgtgaggttcagggtTATGATGGGTGGACATATCAGTGGGGGTATAAGAAGAAAGCACAGAGTCAGTGGACtacagtgtctcagtctgtgtttgacactgtaaacagagacactctcaccatcagtAGAGATGCTGTAGTTAATGGGGATCAGTACCAGTGTAGAGGAGCACGAAATAACAGACCAACAAcatcacagtacagtaacattgttaccctcactgtacatg TTAAACCTACACCTGAACTCACATCAAGCCTTACAGGAGCTGCACTAGTgggaaacccagtgactctgcactgtaagctGGACCAGTCTGCTGGATGGAGCTtttactggtccagacacacacagaaccctgagaatgagaccaacactgcagcaaactcctacaacatcagctcagtg CTCTGA